In Rhizophagus irregularis chromosome 12, complete sequence, a single window of DNA contains:
- a CDS encoding homoserine O- acetyltransferase yields MNSGPLTPTSQTSNRLRYKLATELVFIDNSDGIKDPYNAASVPIYQSATFKQSSATQMGEYDYSRSGNPTRSHLENHIAKIMSANRAFVVTSGMSALDVIARLVKAGEEIIAGDDLYGGTNRLLAFLNKSCDIKTHHVDTTSVDSLMPYLHPTKTRLILLESPTNPLFKISDIPTIAAVVHERCPNALVVVDNTMMSPYLQRPLEFGADIVIHSGTKYLSGHHDLMAGVIGVKDEVVAERIYFTINATGSGLPPFDSWLLLRGIKTLGVRMEKQQANAMQIAEFLEYHGFKVMYPGLKSHPQYELHHTMSRGPGAVLSFVTGDVEVSERVVESTKIWAISVSFGCVNSLISMPCRMSHASIPAAVRQERGFPEDLIRLCVGIEDANDLIEDLYSALVLANAIDVGQQNGNA; encoded by the exons atgaattccGGACCACTTACACCAACTTCTCAAACTTCAAATCGTCTTAGATATAAGCTTGCAACAGAGCTAGTTTTTATAGACAATTCAGATGGAATAAAAGATCCTTATAATGCTGCTTCTGTGCCTATTTATCAGTCAGCTACCTTCAAACAATCTTCAGCAACCCAAATGGGAGAGTACGATTATAGCCGAAGCGGTAATCCAACTCGTTCACATTTAG aaaatcatattgcaaaaattatgTCTGCCAACCGTGCTTTTGTGGTTACCAGTGGAATGAGTGCATTAGATGTGATCGCTCGTTTAGTTAAAGCAGGCGAGGAAATCATTGCGGGAGATGATTTGTATGGag GTACCAATCGTCTCCTAGCGTTTCTCAATAAAAGTTGCGATATTAAAACACATCATGTCGATACAACTTCCGTGGACTCACTTATGCCATACTTGCATCCGACTAAGACTAGACTCATTTTATTGGAATCACCAACGAAcccattatttaaaatatcggACATTCCTACCATTGCAGCTGTCGTGCATGAGAGATGCCCAAATGCTTTGGTAGTGGTTGATAATACAATGATGTCTCCTTATCTCCAAAGACCTTTGGAATTTGGAGCTGATATTGTAATTCATTCTGGAACGAAATATCTTAGTGGACATCATGATTTAATGGCTGGTGTTATTGGAGTTAAAGATGAAGTTGTTGCAGAg AGAATCTATTTCACCATTAATGCAACAGGATCTGGTCTTCCCCCGTTTGATTCGTGGCTGCTTCTTCGTGGTATAAAGACACTTGGGGTTCGCATGGAAAAACAGCAAGCAAATGCTATGCAAATTGCAGAATTCCTTGAATATCATGGTTTCAAAGTTATGTATCCGGGATTAAAATCACATCCACAATATGAATTACACCACACTATGTCCCGTGGACCAGGTGCTGTATTAAGTTTCGTGACAGGAGATGTAGAAGTTAGCGAACGAGTTGTTGAGTCAACGAAAATATGGGCAATTAGTGTCAGTTTTGGATGTGTTAATTCTTTGATAAG tatgCCATGTAGGATGTCTCATGCTAGCATTCCTGCTGCAGTACGGCAAGAAAGAGGATTTCCTGAAGATTTAATTCGTCTTTGCGTTGGCATTGAA GATGCAAATGATTTGATTGAAGATTTATACTCGGCATTAGTATTAGCTAATGCTATTGATGTTGGTCAGCAAAACGGAAATGCATGA